The Plasmodium vinckei vinckei genome assembly, chromosome: PVVCY_14 genome window below encodes:
- a CDS encoding sphingomyelin phosphodiesterase, putative, with amino-acid sequence MIQVPLSRKINLGYRQKPLGEYICELDDIYDIDVLALNEVFTKSAYEMFTTGEIRKRFPYYTKILGDKTKSKITDEAVSDDDEEEDDLFSKHIERDIKEYVSNDCCNDDIYNENKENRHECECNDTESENSKNEIKNEKKCTNSNGKLCNDTETNANNSLREVDKNNITHSDKSIKNNINSVNKLNNINGTNKEKDEINRKIASTDNKNCESCEGENNKINGNSMALSPSPILNNAKDSMKKEKKEKNEKKKKEKKKKEKKKKKYKDPPPFDSISGGLRFRHFLSGGIIILSKHEITQKHALIFENCKFPEMFSAKGAIYIKVNIKNRSINLVSTHLHSGNSKGDQKCRRKQIDELSKWVYQGPPSEFIKKGEPLFFVGDFNIRYIKDESFFKEVTSSKYLNCTVTNKTLETTFDSSINDYCEYGEDDYDHKYIDTLDYILVSNDSKVTTIIPQTAIQCGYKPISIFRTILCCIPYNNINIHHPSDHFPIYATFKLPDNN; translated from the coding sequence ATGATACAGGTTCCATTAagtagaaaaataaatttaggGTATCGACAAAAACCGTTAGGGGAGTATATATGTGAACTTGATGATATTTATGATATTGATGTTCTTGCCCTGAATGAAGTTTTTACAAAATCAGCTTATGAAATGTTTACTACCGGTGAAATAAGAAAACGATTTCCTTATTATACTAAAATATTAGGagataaaacaaaaagtaaaattacAGATGAAGCTGTTAGTGATGATGATGAGGAGGAGGATGATTTATTTAGTAAACATATAGAACGTgatataaaagaatatgTTTCAAATGATTGTTGTAATGacgatatatataatgaaaataaagaaaacaGACACGAATGCGAATGCAATGATACTGAGTCagaaaatagtaaaaatgaaataaaaaatgaaaaaaaatgtacaaaTTCAAATGGTAAACTTTGTAATGATACTGAAACTAATGCAAATAACTCTTTACGCGAggtagataaaaataatatcacACACTCAGATAaatcaattaaaaataatattaattctGTAAATAAActcaataatataaatgggacaaacaaagaaaaagatgaaataaatcGAAAAATTGCATCCactgataataaaaattgtgaaTCATGTGAAggagaaaataataaaataaatggcaATAGTATGGCATTATCTCCTTCCCCCATACTTAATAATGCCAAAGATTCcatgaaaaaagaaaaaaaagagaaaaatgaaaaaaaaaaaaaagaaaaaaaaaaaaaagaaaagaaaaaaaaaaaatacaaggACCCCCCACCATTCGATTCTATTTCAGGAGGGCTCAGATTCCGTCATTTTTTAAGCGGAggtataataattttgtcaAAACATGAAATAACACAGAAGCATGcattaatatttgaaaattgtAAATTCCCTGAAATGTTTAGTGCAAAAGgagctatatatataaaagttaatataaaaaatcgtTCTATTAATTTAGTATCAACACATTTACATTCCGGAAATAGTAAGGGGGATCAAAAATGTAGACGTAAACAAATAGATGAATTAAGTAAATGGGTATATCAAGGTCCTCCAAgtgaatttataaaaaaaggagaaccattattttttgttggtgattttaatataagatatattaaagatgaaagtttttttaaagaagtAACATCaagtaaatatttaaactGTACAGtaacaaataaaacacTAGAAACAACTTTTGATTCATCTATTAATGATTATTGTGAATATGGTGAAGATGATTATGATCATAAATACATTGATACACTAGATTATATTTTAGTTTCTAATGATTCAAAGGTCACAACTATAATACCCCAAACAGCCATACAATGTGGCTATAAACctatatctatatttagAACTATTTTATGTTGTATACcatacaataatataaatatacatcaTCCTAGTGATCATTTTCCCATATATGCTACTTTCAAATTACCTGATAATAATTAG
- a CDS encoding acyl-CoA synthetase, putative has translation MDPESIKKTLIEFLENENIIDINYNDNGEFKYFEEIKGTAKKNSSNLYRACNYEAYNYFKKKSNDILGTDVNTRYEIFTMCAKYYANHEFLGERKKEIKDGETILGDYVFKTYGEVKNEIEIFASALYQFENIEPTTFTDNGKYDTLKIMGIWSKNRPEWYITDIACAAINFVTVPIYDTIGINSVKSIIQKTEMKVCCVEAEKLESLISLKPELPDLNILIIYNDSNLKDDIKKKAIKAGYKIYFYKKLIDQYKNKNIIPQNAHLFCNSEGDKTGNTTNNNINDESLKNMRETLKNNKPKSTDICTIIFTSGTSGNPKGAMITHYNFVAFSHSYLLDGNRLGIIKYEVTLSYLPLAHIYERLIESALPFFGAKIGYFSGNIKDISSDINALKPTFLITVPRILQKIHDNIMGTLKNKNIISQLLVKLALKCKRKNYAKNPKKFSHKFWDLILKPIRNRLGGRLRIQVMGSSSMDKNKLVDIQMLLSTPISEGWGMTEVGVGFVQHRNDNIKGTIGGMFSNIILKVIKVPNMKYDPKEYPNRGELCVKGDSVMVGYFRDEELTKKSFDQDGFFLTGDIVEVNENNRYIKIIDRAKNIFKLAQGEYIEPEKLENIYSNSIYIEHIFVHGYSQENELVSIIVPSEIFVKEYAKKHNIDLPYEELLKNETIKKLISDEILSASKTYKLNGIEKIRLFHLTHIPFSVENKQLTPTHKIVRNVILEYYKTVIDELYASRTT, from the coding sequence ATGGATCCAgaaagtataaaaaaaacacttattgaatttttagaaaatgaaaatattattgatataaattataatgacAATGGAGagtttaaatattttgaggAAATAAAAGGCactgcaaaaaaaaattctagTAATCTATATAGGGCATGTAATTATGaagcatataattatttcaaGAAGAAGAGCAATGATATTCTTGGTACGGATGTGAATACAAgatatgaaatatttacaatgtgtgcaaaatattatgcaaATCATGAATTTTTAGGAGaacgaaaaaaagaaataaaagatgGTGAAACCATATTAGGAGattatgtatttaaaacatatggagaagtaaaaaatgaaatcgAAATTTTTGCATCAGCTTTATAtcaatttgaaaatatcgAACCAACTACATTTACCGACAATGGAAAATATGATAccttaaaaattatggGAATCTGGTCAAAAAATAGACCTGAATGGTATATTACTGATATAGCATGTGCTGCCATAAATTTTGTAACAGTTCCTATTTATGATACTATAGGTATAAATTCAGTTAAATcaattattcaaaaaacAGAAATGAAAGTCTGTTGTGTTGAAGCAGAAAAATTGGAATCATTAATAAGTTTAAAACCCGAATTACCagatttaaatatattaattatatacaatgatagtaatttaaaagatgatataaagaaaaaagcaATTAAGGCtggatataaaatatatttttataaaaaattaattgatcaatataaaaataaaaatattattcctCAAAATGCTCACCTATTTTGTAATTCAGAAGGTGACAAAACAGGGAACActactaataataatataaatgacgaaagtttaaaaaatatgagaGAAAcgctaaaaaataataaacccAAATCAACAGATATATGtacaataatttttacatcTGGAACGTCAGGCAATCCAAAAGGAGCCATGATAActcattataattttgttgcTTTTTCTCATTCGTATTTATTAGATGGTAATAGATTAGGCATAATCAAATATGAAGTAACACTTAGTTATTTACCACTAGCTCATATATATGAGAGATTAATTGAGTCCGCTTTACCATTTTTTGGGGCTAAAATTGGATATTTTTctggaaatataaaagatatatctagtgatataaatgcattaaagccaacttttttaattactGTCCCAAgaatattacaaaaaattcatgataatattatgggaactttaaaaaataaaaatataatatctcAATTATTAGTAAAACTTGCtttaaaatgtaaaagaaaaaattatgctAAAAATCCAAAAAAATTTAGTCATAAATTTTGggatttaatattaaaaccAATAAGAAATAGACTTGGTGGACGTTTAAGAATACAAGTTATGGGTTCATCATCTatggataaaaataaattagtaGATATACAGATGCTTCTTTCTACCCCTATTTCAGAAGGATGGGGAATGACTGAAGTTGGTGTTGGATTTGTACAGCATAGAAATGATAATATCAAAGGAACTATAGGAGGAATgttttcaaatattatactAAAAGTTATTAAAGTAccaaatatgaaatatgaCCCTAAAGAATATCCCAATAGAGGTGAATTATGTGTAAAGGGTGACAGTGTCATGGTAGGATATTTTCGAGATGAagaattaacaaaaaaatcatttGATCAAGATGGTTTTTTTCTAACTGGTGATATAGTAGAagttaatgaaaataatagatatataaaaattattgatagagcaaaaaatatatttaaattagcACAAGGTGAATATATAGAACCTgaaaaattagaaaatatCTATTcaaatagtatatatatagaacatatatttgtacATGGATATAGTCAGGAAAATGAATTAGTTTCTATTATAGTTCCTAGTGAAATTTTTGTTAAAgaatatgcaaaaaaacataatattGATTTACCTTATGAGGaactattaaaaaatgaaactattaaaaaattgattAGTGATGAAATTTTGTCTGCATCTAAAACTTATAAACTTAATGGAATCGAAAAAATACGTTTGTTCCATCTAACTCATATTCCATTTTCAgttgaaaataaacaacTAACACCCACACATAAAATTGTTAGAAATGTTATCTTAGAATATTACAAGACTGTTATCGATGAATTATATGCCTCCAGAACAacataa
- a CDS encoding protein kinase 2, putative, whose translation MEKKYHKLFKGKRVEFPLATGAATYVSLTYDEKKNPYLLCWSYMHQEEPEFTVPLKGCRIINNITEIGSCIHIITANEEYQFQCRSKEEFNEMSHFFNMLDFPILGFKNVYVLNKKIGKGSFSNVYIGTNILYGNRVVVKEVDKSKVKESNVYTEIEVLRKIMHKYIIKLISAYEQEGYVYLVLEYLKGGELFEYINSNGPYSEQLAKKAMKRVLIALEALHSNGVVHRDLKMENLMLENVNDPSSLKIIDFGLASFLNSPSMSMRCGSPGYVAPEILRYSSYGTKVDIFSLGVILYNILCGYPPFRGNNVKEIFKKNMRCHISFNTKHWLTKSENVKEIILWMCSKNPDDRCTAIQALGHPWFLPKLTDMHMSSNMNELANKDMIMQKTTEYDMCKKCKHYPIENNEKGNNNMIQNNKKYHDTMLKIDEKYSENIIKAKPSIDSISLNKKKYDMHYITNSNEYETVVLHGGYSSPNYGPSSAAHNNLKKKIMN comes from the coding sequence atggagaaaaaatatcataaattatttaaaggGAAGAGAGTCGAATTTCCTTTAGCAACAGGTGCAGCAACTTATGTTTCTTTAACATATGATGAAAAGAAGAATCCATATTTGTTATGCTGGTCTTATATGCACCAAGAGGAACCCGAATTCACAGTACCATTAAAAGGATGtagaataattaataacatAACTGAAATTGGATCATgcattcatataataacagCAAATGAAGAATATCAATTTCAATGTAGAAGTAAGGAAGAATTTAATGAAATgagtcatttttttaatatgctTGATTTTCCTATTTTAGGATTTAAGAAtgtttatgttttaaataaaaaaataggaaaAGGAAGTTTTTCCAATGTTTATATTggaacaaatatattatatggtAATAGAGTAGTAGTAAAAGAAGTCGATAAATCAAAAGTAAAAGAATCTAATGTTTATACAGAAATAGAAGtattaagaaaaattatgcataaatatataataaaattaatatcaGCATATGAACAAGAAGGATATGTGTATCTTGTTTTAGAATACTTAAAAGGTGGTGAATTATTTgagtatataaatagtaacGGTCCATACTCAGAACAATTAGCAAAAAAAGCAATGAAAAGAGTTTTAATAGCTTTAGAAGCATTACATTCAAATGGCGTAGTACATAGagatttaaaaatggaaaatttaATGCTTGAAAATGTGAATGATCCAAgttcattaaaaataatagattTTGGGTTAGcatcttttttaaatagtcCATCAATGAGTATGAGATGTGGATCACCAGGTTATGTTGCTCCTGAAATTTTAAGATATTCTTCCTATGGAACTAAAGTTGATATTTTTAGTTTAGGTGTTATATTGTATAATATACTTTGTGGATATCCCCCATTTAGAGGtaataatgtaaaagaaatttttaaaaaaaacatgagATGCCATATTAGTTTTAATACTAAACATTGGTTAACAAAATCTGAAAATGTTAAAGAAATTATACTATGGATGTGTAGTAAAAATCCAGACGATAGATGTACAGCCATACAAGCATTAGGACACCCATGGTTTTTGCCTAAACTTACTGACATGCACATGTCATCGAATATGAATGAATTAGCAAATAAAGACATGATTATGCAAAAAACAACTGAATATGATATGtgcaaaaaatgtaaacaTTATcctattgaaaataatgaaaaaggaaataataatatgatacaaaataataaaaaataccaTGATACTATGCTCAAAAttgatgaaaaatattcagaaaatataattaaagcTAAACCTAGTATTGACTCtatttctttaaataaaaaaaaatatgatatgcATTATATTACAAATTCAAATGAATATGAAACCGTAGTTTTACATGGTGGCTATTCTTCTCCAAATTATGGCCCATCATCAGCCgcacataataatttgaaaaaaaaaataatgaactaa